A genomic region of Jeotgalibaca ciconiae contains the following coding sequences:
- the pgmB gene encoding beta-phosphoglucomutase: MIKGVVFDLDGVITDTAEFHYLAWKELGEKIGIPFDRAFNENLKGISRMDSLERILELGNKQNHYSQEEKEALAHEKNEQYKELIKQITPSDILPGISTFIEDCKSKQLKLALASASKNGPAILESLGLKEEFGTIVDPASLAKGKPDPEIFIKGAELLGLKAEECIGVEDAEAGIAAVNAAGMFSVGVGNAESMKAADLFVEHTADLNLEAILQAVNNK, translated from the coding sequence ATGATTAAGGGTGTTGTTTTTGATTTAGACGGTGTTATTACAGATACCGCAGAATTTCACTATTTAGCTTGGAAAGAACTTGGTGAAAAAATTGGAATTCCTTTTGATAGAGCATTCAATGAAAATTTAAAAGGAATTAGTCGAATGGATTCTTTAGAACGCATTCTAGAATTAGGTAACAAGCAAAATCACTATTCACAGGAAGAAAAAGAAGCTCTTGCCCACGAAAAAAATGAGCAATATAAAGAGTTGATTAAGCAAATTACACCTTCAGATATTTTGCCGGGAATTTCGACATTCATAGAGGACTGTAAAAGTAAACAGTTGAAGCTAGCTCTAGCAAGCGCAAGTAAAAATGGACCTGCCATTTTGGAGAGTCTGGGTCTAAAAGAAGAATTTGGTACGATTGTTGATCCTGCATCGTTGGCAAAAGGGAAACCAGATCCAGAAATCTTTATCAAAGGTGCTGAACTATTAGGTTTGAAAGCTGAGGAATGCATTGGTGTAGAAGATGCTGAAGCAGGAATTGCTGCAGTTAATGCAGCCGGCATGTTCTCTGTAGGAGTAGGTAACGCTGAATCAATGAAGGCAGCAGATCTATTTGTGGAACATACTGCGGATTTAAACTTAGAAGCTATTTTACAAGCAGTTAATAATAAATAG
- a CDS encoding DUF1189 family protein, translating to MQNKSFPINYFNSVLTPVKNFIGRKQLSWPKLLFVILFLNGIMMIPIVINFTQTEAIQLKSTFPAIYDLIDEDVVDSLNQTTSEKGQVTFTEPFILEKEAGIVLGGVDEQEIEEALEMTNALVFAEDRFYLKEGDLPVSEITYTADVQLNGWQTVDDLQAEINRQWFQYNRVFIVATYSFMITGMLLMMNLLLVFGAAFFIRLAGRSAMIEINTYKESVNLILNAMGIPVLLAFLLGLVMPDISMIMSVQTFGLVVMLVLIYFRTQFSEDYVAKRKREASSHRGGA from the coding sequence ATGCAAAACAAATCATTTCCAATAAACTACTTTAATAGTGTTTTAACGCCTGTGAAGAATTTTATAGGAAGAAAACAACTCAGTTGGCCAAAGCTACTATTTGTTATTTTGTTTTTAAATGGGATTATGATGATTCCTATTGTTATAAACTTTACTCAAACTGAAGCCATTCAATTAAAATCCACTTTTCCAGCTATTTACGACTTAATTGATGAAGACGTCGTTGATAGTCTGAATCAAACCACTTCCGAAAAAGGGCAGGTCACTTTTACAGAGCCTTTTATCCTTGAAAAAGAAGCGGGAATCGTATTAGGTGGCGTAGACGAACAGGAAATTGAAGAGGCTTTAGAGATGACAAACGCTCTCGTGTTTGCAGAAGACCGATTCTATCTAAAAGAAGGGGACTTGCCAGTTAGCGAAATTACTTATACAGCTGATGTCCAGCTAAATGGCTGGCAGACAGTTGATGACTTGCAGGCGGAGATAAACCGCCAGTGGTTCCAATACAACCGAGTGTTTATTGTAGCGACCTATTCGTTCATGATAACGGGAATGCTACTAATGATGAATCTCTTATTAGTATTTGGAGCAGCCTTCTTTATCCGCTTAGCTGGACGCAGCGCGATGATAGAAATAAATACATACAAAGAAAGTGTTAATTTAATTTTGAATGCGATGGGGATTCCCGTTTTACTTGCTTTCCTATTAGGGTTAGTGATGCCAGATATTTCGATGATTATGAGTGTGCAAACATTTGGTCTAGTGGTTATGCTAGTGCTGATCTACTTCCGCACACAGTTTTCAGAGGACTATGTCGCAAAACGAAAACGAGAAGCAAGTAGTCATAGGGGTGGCGCCTAA
- a CDS encoding sugar ABC transporter permease, which produces MAQFKPKKIRTQKTSRRLNKVFTYAYLISLSIIIIYPLLITATSAFRAGNILAFDLKLTGPWTLNNFRRLFQETLYPQWYMNTLKVAITTMVIQVTAITLAGFAYSRYRFIGRKQSLKFFLIVQMVPTTAALTAFYVMALLIGGLDQHWFLIFVYIGGGIPMNTWLMKGYFDTVPLELDESARLDGAGHFRTFWQIILPLVRPMIAVQALWAFMSPFGEYLLARFLLRSPENYTVANGLQTFINNQRDQRVALFAAGAILIAVPIATLFFFLQKNFVSGLTAGGTKG; this is translated from the coding sequence ATGGCACAATTTAAACCAAAGAAAATTAGAACACAAAAGACTAGTCGTCGCCTCAATAAAGTATTTACCTATGCTTATCTTATTAGTTTAAGCATCATTATTATTTATCCACTTTTGATCACAGCAACTTCAGCATTCCGTGCAGGTAACATTCTAGCGTTCGACTTGAAATTAACAGGTCCATGGACATTGAATAACTTTAGACGGTTATTTCAAGAAACGTTATATCCACAGTGGTATATGAATACCTTAAAAGTTGCTATTACTACAATGGTTATTCAAGTAACAGCCATTACATTAGCTGGTTTTGCTTACAGTCGCTATCGTTTTATTGGACGAAAACAATCCTTGAAATTTTTCTTAATTGTTCAAATGGTACCGACAACTGCTGCTTTAACAGCCTTCTACGTTATGGCCCTATTAATTGGTGGTCTAGACCAACACTGGTTCTTGATTTTCGTTTATATCGGTGGTGGTATTCCAATGAATACCTGGTTGATGAAAGGATATTTTGATACGGTTCCCCTTGAATTGGATGAATCAGCTCGCTTAGACGGCGCGGGACATTTCCGTACATTCTGGCAGATTATTTTACCTTTAGTTAGACCGATGATTGCTGTTCAAGCACTGTGGGCATTTATGTCACCGTTTGGAGAGTACCTACTTGCTCGCTTCTTGCTTCGATCACCTGAAAACTATACCGTTGCTAATGGCTTGCAAACATTTATTAATAACCAAAGAGACCAACGTGTAGCTTTGTTCGCTGCGGGGGCAATCTTAATTGCTGTTCCAATCGCAACACTGTTCTTCTTCTTACAAAAGAACTTTGTTTCTGGTTTAACAGCAGGGGGAACAAAAGGTTAA
- a CDS encoding glycoside hydrolase family 65 protein, translating to MKRLFDIDPWKLKTTTLHKEDKRLQESLTAIGNGYMGQRGNFEEGYSADTHEGTYLAGIWYPDKTRVGWWKIGYPEYFGKVINAMNFIKVGIEVDGHPVDLATDNFSDFYLESDMKTGVLNRHYTWKSASEEIEIRFNFKRFLSIVDKEIAAIQISAEVLKGNPAIKLTSALDNNVQNEDANYEEMFWEAVETSVEKPAYLTARTVPNNFGIDRFTVTGAMVNQVTAVNYTVSSSESLLVAEEFSGKVAVGDTVTLNKYVAIVTSRDVGDSEQRVQARQLVEAAAHKGFDQLLVENTEAWATRWNKADVKIQGDDEAQQGLRFNLYGLFSTYYGEDSRLNVGPKGFTGEKYGGATYWDTEAFILPMYLSVADPEISRNLLVYRHNQLDGAVHNAQMQGLKGALYPMVTFTGVECHNEWEITFEEIHRNGAMVHAIYNYTNYTGDESYVLNEGVDVLVAISRFWADRVHYSKRNDRYMIHGVTGPNEYENNINNNYHTNRMATWTLEYTLDTLAKLSHEKAAELAVSDEERQQWQDIIEKMYYPYDDELGIFVQHDTFLDKDLTPVAELDPENRPLNQNWSWDKILRSPYIKQADVLQSIYFLNDRYTQEEKQANFDFYEPLTVHESSLSPSIHAVLAAELGMEDKAVELYSRTARLDLDNYNNDTEDGLHITSMSGAWLAIVQGFAGMRIVDGRLSFKPFLPKQWDSYDFKINFRDRLLDVHVAKDGLSLSLEEGESIDVLLWDDVVTLSDSIKQPLK from the coding sequence ATGAAACGATTATTTGATATTGATCCTTGGAAGTTAAAAACAACAACCTTACATAAAGAGGACAAACGATTGCAAGAGAGTTTAACAGCAATCGGAAATGGATACATGGGGCAGAGAGGAAACTTTGAGGAAGGCTATTCTGCAGATACACATGAAGGCACCTATTTAGCAGGTATCTGGTACCCAGATAAAACGCGTGTCGGCTGGTGGAAAATTGGTTATCCAGAATACTTTGGTAAAGTGATTAATGCTATGAACTTTATTAAGGTAGGTATTGAAGTCGATGGACATCCCGTAGATTTAGCGACAGATAACTTTAGTGACTTCTATCTCGAATCTGATATGAAAACAGGTGTTTTAAATCGCCATTACACATGGAAAAGTGCATCTGAGGAGATTGAAATCCGTTTTAACTTCAAACGTTTCTTGAGTATTGTGGACAAAGAGATTGCTGCTATTCAAATTTCTGCTGAAGTTTTAAAAGGAAATCCAGCAATCAAACTAACATCTGCTTTAGATAATAATGTACAAAATGAAGATGCCAACTATGAAGAAATGTTTTGGGAAGCTGTAGAAACGAGTGTTGAAAAACCAGCTTACTTAACAGCTAGAACAGTTCCAAATAATTTTGGTATCGATCGTTTTACTGTGACTGGCGCAATGGTTAACCAAGTAACGGCTGTTAATTATACCGTTAGTTCTTCGGAGTCGTTGCTGGTCGCAGAAGAATTTAGTGGGAAAGTTGCAGTTGGTGACACGGTAACATTAAATAAATATGTAGCGATTGTAACGAGTCGAGATGTTGGGGACTCAGAGCAGCGTGTACAGGCTCGCCAATTAGTAGAAGCTGCAGCTCATAAGGGGTTTGACCAACTCTTAGTTGAAAATACAGAAGCTTGGGCAACACGTTGGAATAAGGCAGACGTGAAAATTCAAGGTGATGATGAAGCACAACAAGGGTTGCGTTTTAACCTATATGGCTTATTCTCTACTTATTATGGTGAAGATAGCCGACTAAACGTTGGACCAAAAGGATTTACTGGTGAAAAATATGGTGGTGCAACCTATTGGGATACAGAGGCATTTATTTTACCGATGTATCTATCCGTTGCAGACCCAGAAATTTCTCGTAATTTGCTCGTTTATCGTCATAACCAACTAGACGGCGCTGTTCACAATGCTCAAATGCAAGGGTTGAAAGGCGCGCTTTATCCAATGGTTACCTTTACGGGTGTGGAATGTCACAACGAGTGGGAAATTACTTTTGAAGAAATTCACCGTAATGGGGCAATGGTCCATGCGATTTACAATTATACGAATTATACCGGCGATGAGTCATATGTTTTAAACGAAGGTGTGGATGTCCTTGTTGCGATTTCGCGTTTCTGGGCAGACCGTGTGCATTACTCTAAACGCAATGACCGCTATATGATTCATGGCGTAACCGGCCCTAACGAATACGAGAATAATATTAATAATAACTATCACACAAACCGCATGGCTACTTGGACGCTAGAATATACACTAGATACTTTAGCAAAACTATCTCATGAAAAAGCGGCAGAATTGGCCGTTTCTGATGAAGAACGTCAACAGTGGCAAGATATTATTGAAAAAATGTACTACCCATATGATGATGAGCTAGGTATTTTTGTTCAACATGATACTTTCTTAGATAAAGATTTGACACCGGTAGCAGAATTAGATCCAGAGAATCGCCCGTTAAATCAAAACTGGTCATGGGATAAAATTTTACGTTCGCCATACATTAAACAAGCCGATGTGCTTCAAAGTATTTATTTCTTAAATGATCGCTACACACAAGAAGAAAAACAAGCTAACTTTGATTTCTATGAACCGCTAACTGTTCACGAATCGTCATTGTCTCCAAGTATTCACGCAGTATTAGCTGCTGAATTAGGTATGGAAGATAAAGCAGTTGAGTTATATTCTCGTACAGCGCGTTTAGATTTAGATAACTATAACAATGATACAGAAGACGGTCTACATATTACATCAATGAGTGGTGCATGGTTAGCAATTGTTCAAGGCTTTGCTGGCATGCGTATTGTAGATGGTCGTCTATCATTCAAACCATTCTTACCAAAACAATGGGATAGCTATGACTTTAAGATTAACTTCCGTGATCGCTTGTTGGATGTTCATGTCGCAAAAGATGGCTTAAGTCTATCTTTAGAAGAGGGCGAGTCAATAGATGTTCTCTTATGGGACGATGTGGTTACTTTAAGTGATTCAATTAAACAACCATTAAAATAA